In Actinoplanes lobatus, the DNA window GAAGGTTCTCGAGGTGGAAGAAGATCGCGCCGCCCTGGTAGGCGCCACGGTAGTAGGAACGCCCGGTCAGGCCGGAGGCGACCAGCGCGATGCGGTGGCCGTCGGTGCGGTCCAGGCGCAGCGCCGGTTCGGTGAACTCGCGGATGTTGTGGATGCGCCCGTGTTCGCGCAGCCACCCGGCGAGTTCCAGCAGGTGCGGGGAGACGCCGGCGCTCTGATTGGCCCACGCCCACAACCAGGTGCCGTCCGTGTGACTCTCCGTGCCCAGCAGCTGGATGGGGTAGCGAAGATCGTTGCCGAACGTCACCATGCCCGCATTCAGGTCGAGCTGCCAGCCACGCTCGCCGAGCAGGTCGGCGAGCGCGAGCTGCCGAGCCATGCCGGTGGCGACATGCTGGGCGAACAGGTCATCGAACGAGGACACGTACCGGCCTTTCGATCAAGGTAGCCGGTGCAGTGTGACATGCGGGTCCGCCGGTACCGACCGCCTGGGTCGGCACCGGCGCCGTCGGATCTCAGACAACCGGGAAGGGAACCCGGTCCTGAGCGCACCTGGTGCCCTTCGGAGGGAGGTCGCCATCAAGCAGATAACGGGTATACCAGCTGGTAACACACGCGCTGTAGTTGCTGGTGTGACCGAAGCCGTCGAGCGTCAGCAACCGTGCGTTACCGAGCTGACGGGTCATCCGGACCGCGAAGTCGAGCCGGGTCGCCGGGTCGTAGGTCGGGTTCACGACCAGGACCGTCTTCGCGGTCCGGCGGTTCCACGGCCCGTCGTACGCCTCGGTGATCTTCGGCCAGGTGGCGCAGCCGACCTCGCTGAAGGCCTCCGCCCGGCCGAACGTCGGATGGGCCTTCTCGAAGGCCGCCGCGAACCCGGGATAGAGCGCCGGGTTCCGCGGCAGCGGAGCGTCCACGCAGTTCACCGCGAACGACGCGT includes these proteins:
- a CDS encoding DUF6882 domain-containing protein; this encodes MSSFDDLFAQHVATGMARQLALADLLGERGWQLDLNAGMVTFGNDLRYPIQLLGTESHTDGTWLWAWANQSAGVSPHLLELAGWLREHGRIHNIREFTEPALRLDRTDGHRIALVASGLTGRSYYRGAYQGGAIFFHLENLPSRVRGAVPPERTFAVLGQVLQAFAVDHRTVVVSFLKQQGWRVDDTPGGVVGRHPDNSTVRVSFDHLGRVSDLTGQVQPR